AGAGATCGAGCCACGCCTCCTGGAAGACATCGCCGAAGGCCTTCAGCACACCGTTCGCCGCTTCGATCGCCACGTCTTCGTCCGCATCGAGCAGCGGCAGCAGGCATTCGGCAAACCGGGCGATGTTCCACTGGCCGATACCGGGCTGGTTGGCATAGGCATAACGGCCGCGCTGGTCGATCGAGGAAAAGACTTTGCGCGGATCATATTCGTCGAGGAAGGCGCAAGGGCCGAAATCGATGGATTCGCCCGAGATCGCCATGTTGTCGGTGTTCATCACGCCGTGGATGAAGCCGATCGACAGCCATCGCGCAACGAGCCTGGCCTGCTGTTCCGCGACCATGGTGAGCATGGCGAGATAGGGATTTTCGGCTTTGCGGGCCTCCGGATAGTGCCGGTCGATGACATGTTCGGCCAGCGTTTGCACGGCCTGCTCGTCGCCTTGGGCGGCAAAGAACTGGAAGGTGCCGACGCGGACATGGCTGGCAGCGACCCGGGTTAACACAGCGCCCGGCATGATCGTCTCGCGCATGACCTGTTCGCCGGTCGCGACAGCCGCAAGCGCGCGCGTCGCGGGAACCCCGAGCGCGGCAAAGGCTTCCGAGACGATGTATTCGCGCAAGACTGGCCCAAGCGCCGCCATACCGTCACCATTGCGCGAAAAGGCGGTGGGGCCAGAGCCCTTCAGCTGGATGTCGCGGCGCTGGCCCCGGCGATCGATGACTTCCCCGAGCAGGAGCGCGCGCCCGTCGCCGAGCTGCGGATTGAAATGTCCAAACTGATGCCCGGCATAGGCCTGCGCCAATGGCTCGGCGCCGACAGGGATAACCTGCCCACCGAGCAATTGTGCAAGCCGCGCCTCGTCGGCCCCTTCCAGATCGAGCCCGAGCTCCTCGGCCAGCGCCTGAT
This DNA window, taken from Peteryoungia algae, encodes the following:
- a CDS encoding protein adenylyltransferase SelO, with amino-acid sequence MFSFDNSYARLPQTFHRPARPAAARAPKLIRFNQALAEELGLDLEGADEARLAQLLGGQVIPVGAEPLAQAYAGHQFGHFNPQLGDGRALLLGEVIDRRGQRRDIQLKGSGPTAFSRNGDGMAALGPVLREYIVSEAFAALGVPATRALAAVATGEQVMRETIMPGAVLTRVAASHVRVGTFQFFAAQGDEQAVQTLAEHVIDRHYPEARKAENPYLAMLTMVAEQQARLVARWLSIGFIHGVMNTDNMAISGESIDFGPCAFLDEYDPRKVFSSIDQRGRYAYANQPGIGQWNIARFAECLLPLLDADEDVAIEAANGVLKAFGDVFQEAWLDLFKAKLGVTGEGADDIGLVTDFLELLHQGEADFTLAFRTLSKVAGGAGDETLVDLFTASPPGLSGWLTRWRARLDDGRSDAERQAAMEAINPALIARNHRIEEAIAAAIYGDYSFFHRLVDALATPYAEDPDTADLRLPPTPDERVTRTFCGT